One Tripterygium wilfordii isolate XIE 37 chromosome 10, ASM1340144v1, whole genome shotgun sequence DNA segment encodes these proteins:
- the LOC120007727 gene encoding CTP synthase-like isoform X1, translating into MEKRMKYVVVTGGVVSGLGKGVTASSIGVVLKACGLRVTSIKIDPYLNIDAGTMSPFEHGEVFVLDDGGEVDLDLGNYERFLDLRLTRDNNITTGKIYQSVLEKERKGDYLGKTVQVVPHITDAIKDWIESVAVIPVDGKEGLADVCVIELGGTVGDIESMPFIEALRQLSFSVGQDNFCLIHVSLIPVLGVVGEQKTKPTQHSVRELRALGLMPHLLACRSAQPLLDSTKEKLSQFCHVAAENILNIHDVPNIWHVPLLLRNQNAHYSILKQLNLHSIATPPELQSWTKMAETFDNLTDSVRIAMVGKYVGLTDSYLSVVKALLHACIACSLKPVIDWIAASDLEDDSAKLAPEAHAAAWNTLRNAKCVLVPGGFGDRGVKGMILAAKYARENNVPYLGICLGMQIAVIEFARSVLRLERANSAEFDDQTPNPVVIFMPEGSRTHMGSTMRLGSRRTLFQTPDCITSKLYCNPEYVDERHRHRYEVNPELIELLEEGGLKFVGKDETGKRMEVLELPSHPFYVGVQFHPEFKSRPGKPSALFRGLVLAATGQLEAYLNGHHNGG; encoded by the exons ATGGAGAAGAGAATGAAATACGTGGTGGTGACAGGAGGCGTGGTGAGTGGGCTAGGCAAGGGCGTCACAGCTAGCAGCATAGGTGTCGTCCTCAAAGCTTGCGGCCTTCGCGTCACCTCCATCAAAATTG ATCCTTATCTAAACATAGATGCTGGTACCATGTCTCCTTTTGAACATGGAGAGGTGTTTGTTCTTGATGATGGAGGAGAG GTTGATTTGGATCTGGGTAACTATGAGCGCTTCCTGGATTTGAGGCTTACTAGAGACAACAACATCACCACTGGAAAGATTTATCAG TCTGTACTTGAGAAGGAACGTAAAGGCGATTATCTTGGAAAGACGGTTCAG GTTGTTCCTCACATAACAGATGCTATTAAAGATTGGATTGAATCAGTTGCTGTCATCCCTGTTGATGGAAAGGAGGGTCTGGCAGATGTTTGTGTGATTGAGTTAGGGGGAACTGTAG GTGATATTGAGTCGATGCCATTTATTGAGGCTTTGCGACAATTATCCTTTTCTGTTG GACAAGATAATTTCTGCCTCATCCATGTGAGCCTGATACCTGTGCTGGGTGTTGTTGGAGAGCAA AAAACAAAGCCTACACAACATAGTGTCCGGGAATTGAGAGCACTAGGCTTAATGCCACATCTGTTGGCATGTCGTTCTGCACAG CCTTTATTGGATAGTACAAAGGAGAAACTTTCTCAGTTTTGCCATGTTGCG GCTGAAAATATTCTCAATATTCATGATGTTCCAAATATTTGGCATGTTCCTCTGTTACTGAGA AACCAAAACGCTCACTATTCGATTCTAAAGCAGCTGAACTTGCACAG CATTGCTACACCTCCCGAGTTACAGTCTTGGACCAAGATGGCTGAGACATTTGACAATCTCACAGATTCT GTAAGAATTGCGATGGTTGGGAAGTATGTTGGCCTAACAGACTCATATCTTTCTGTTGTGAAG GCCCTTTTGCATGCTTGCATTGCTTGTTCATTGAAGCCAGTAATTGACTGGATTGCAGCTTCTGATCTTGAAGATGATAGCGCCAAATTG GCACCTGAAGCTCATGCCGCTGCCTGGAATACTTTGAGG AATGCAAAATGTGTTTTGGTTCCCGGTGGATTTGGAGATCGTGGTGTCAAGGGAATGATATTGGCTGCCAAGTATGCTAGAGAGAACAATGTCCCTTATTTGGGGATTTGTTTGGGCATGCAAATTGCGGTCATTGAATTTGCTAGATCT GTTTTGCGTCTGGAAAGAGCAAACAGCGCAGAGTTTGATGACCAGACACCCAATCCTGTTGTAATTTTCATGCCTGAG GGTTCAAGAACCCATATGGGAAGCACAATGAGACTAGGTTCTCGGCGAACGCTATTCCAAACCCCTGATTGCATCACTTCAAAACT GTACTGTAATCCAGAGTACGTGGATGAACGGCATCGTCATAGATACGAG GTAAACCCTGAGTTGATCGAACTTCTGGAAGAAGGTGGCCTAAAATTTGTAGGGAAGGATGAAACAGGAAAGCGTATGGAG GTTTTAGAGCTCCCAAGCCATCCATTCTACGTGGGAGTGCAATTCCATCCAGAATTCAAATCCCGGCCTGGGAAGCCTTCAGCTCTATTTAGAG GCCTAGTTTTGGCAGCAACAGGACAGTTGGAAGCATATCTTAACGGGCACCATAATGGAGGTTGA
- the LOC120007727 gene encoding CTP synthase-like isoform X2, producing the protein MEKRMKYVVVTGGVVSGLGKGVTASSIGVVLKACGLRVTSIKIDPYLNIDAGTMSPFEHGEVFVLDDGGEVDLDLGNYERFLDLRLTRDNNITTGKIYQSVLEKERKGDYLGKTVQVVPHITDAIKDWIESVAVIPVDGKEGLADVCVIELGGTVGDIESMPFIEALRQLSFSVGQDNFCLIHVSLIPVLGVVGEQKTKPTQHSVRELRALGLMPHLLACRSAQAENILNIHDVPNIWHVPLLLRNQNAHYSILKQLNLHSIATPPELQSWTKMAETFDNLTDSVRIAMVGKYVGLTDSYLSVVKALLHACIACSLKPVIDWIAASDLEDDSAKLAPEAHAAAWNTLRNAKCVLVPGGFGDRGVKGMILAAKYARENNVPYLGICLGMQIAVIEFARSVLRLERANSAEFDDQTPNPVVIFMPEGSRTHMGSTMRLGSRRTLFQTPDCITSKLYCNPEYVDERHRHRYEVNPELIELLEEGGLKFVGKDETGKRMEVLELPSHPFYVGVQFHPEFKSRPGKPSALFRGLVLAATGQLEAYLNGHHNGG; encoded by the exons ATGGAGAAGAGAATGAAATACGTGGTGGTGACAGGAGGCGTGGTGAGTGGGCTAGGCAAGGGCGTCACAGCTAGCAGCATAGGTGTCGTCCTCAAAGCTTGCGGCCTTCGCGTCACCTCCATCAAAATTG ATCCTTATCTAAACATAGATGCTGGTACCATGTCTCCTTTTGAACATGGAGAGGTGTTTGTTCTTGATGATGGAGGAGAG GTTGATTTGGATCTGGGTAACTATGAGCGCTTCCTGGATTTGAGGCTTACTAGAGACAACAACATCACCACTGGAAAGATTTATCAG TCTGTACTTGAGAAGGAACGTAAAGGCGATTATCTTGGAAAGACGGTTCAG GTTGTTCCTCACATAACAGATGCTATTAAAGATTGGATTGAATCAGTTGCTGTCATCCCTGTTGATGGAAAGGAGGGTCTGGCAGATGTTTGTGTGATTGAGTTAGGGGGAACTGTAG GTGATATTGAGTCGATGCCATTTATTGAGGCTTTGCGACAATTATCCTTTTCTGTTG GACAAGATAATTTCTGCCTCATCCATGTGAGCCTGATACCTGTGCTGGGTGTTGTTGGAGAGCAA AAAACAAAGCCTACACAACATAGTGTCCGGGAATTGAGAGCACTAGGCTTAATGCCACATCTGTTGGCATGTCGTTCTGCACAG GCTGAAAATATTCTCAATATTCATGATGTTCCAAATATTTGGCATGTTCCTCTGTTACTGAGA AACCAAAACGCTCACTATTCGATTCTAAAGCAGCTGAACTTGCACAG CATTGCTACACCTCCCGAGTTACAGTCTTGGACCAAGATGGCTGAGACATTTGACAATCTCACAGATTCT GTAAGAATTGCGATGGTTGGGAAGTATGTTGGCCTAACAGACTCATATCTTTCTGTTGTGAAG GCCCTTTTGCATGCTTGCATTGCTTGTTCATTGAAGCCAGTAATTGACTGGATTGCAGCTTCTGATCTTGAAGATGATAGCGCCAAATTG GCACCTGAAGCTCATGCCGCTGCCTGGAATACTTTGAGG AATGCAAAATGTGTTTTGGTTCCCGGTGGATTTGGAGATCGTGGTGTCAAGGGAATGATATTGGCTGCCAAGTATGCTAGAGAGAACAATGTCCCTTATTTGGGGATTTGTTTGGGCATGCAAATTGCGGTCATTGAATTTGCTAGATCT GTTTTGCGTCTGGAAAGAGCAAACAGCGCAGAGTTTGATGACCAGACACCCAATCCTGTTGTAATTTTCATGCCTGAG GGTTCAAGAACCCATATGGGAAGCACAATGAGACTAGGTTCTCGGCGAACGCTATTCCAAACCCCTGATTGCATCACTTCAAAACT GTACTGTAATCCAGAGTACGTGGATGAACGGCATCGTCATAGATACGAG GTAAACCCTGAGTTGATCGAACTTCTGGAAGAAGGTGGCCTAAAATTTGTAGGGAAGGATGAAACAGGAAAGCGTATGGAG GTTTTAGAGCTCCCAAGCCATCCATTCTACGTGGGAGTGCAATTCCATCCAGAATTCAAATCCCGGCCTGGGAAGCCTTCAGCTCTATTTAGAG GCCTAGTTTTGGCAGCAACAGGACAGTTGGAAGCATATCTTAACGGGCACCATAATGGAGGTTGA